The Castellaniella sp. genome includes a window with the following:
- a CDS encoding PHA/PHB synthase family protein, translating into MTKRSAPTAATRQDDQLAAAQALDESVRAQWARTCGGLSPIALALAHTDWAMHMLSSPGRQAMLAQRALDLGQQAWASAMSPATSETTEKDARFSNPAWGQWPYNAITAGYKAMDTWFREAAQQGNGVSAHHQHMVNFFTGQTLDALSPSNWLWTNPEVLQTAQETGGQSLRDGWEFFLQDMQEQLTANPDTPADALEPLEYQVGKDVAVTPGKVVFRNHLIELIQYSPSTDKVQPEPILIVPSCIMKYYILDLSPHNSMVKYLVDQGHTVFIISWRNPDASDRDLKMQDYLSSGVLAAMAAAKTASGAPRLHTVGYCLGGTFLAIVAATLGRLARKPTERTAKEQALIPADLPELASVVLLAAQTDFAEPGDLGVFIDDAQLATLRQSMNERGYLSGKQMGGSFVYLASRGLLWGRNTRRYLMGEDDPSFDLMSWNADTTRLPARMHAEYLNALFLNNALSAGQYRFAGTTVALMDINAPMMVVATTRDHVSPWKSVYKIHLQTDTHVSFVLAEGGHNAGIVSEPGRPRRSYQIDSVEDNMGWTDPDDWKAQAPTTQGSWWEAMHAWLTARSGQPIAARPIPKAQALCDAPGTYVMTRYAD; encoded by the coding sequence ATGACTAAACGCTCAGCCCCCACGGCCGCCACCCGCCAGGATGACCAACTCGCTGCCGCCCAAGCGCTGGACGAATCCGTCCGCGCCCAGTGGGCGCGCACCTGTGGCGGGCTGTCGCCCATCGCCTTGGCGCTGGCACATACCGACTGGGCCATGCACATGCTCAGTTCCCCTGGACGCCAGGCCATGCTGGCGCAGCGCGCACTGGACTTGGGGCAGCAGGCATGGGCATCGGCCATGAGCCCAGCCACGTCAGAAACCACGGAAAAAGACGCCCGATTCAGCAACCCCGCCTGGGGGCAATGGCCTTATAACGCCATCACCGCAGGCTATAAAGCCATGGACACCTGGTTTCGCGAGGCCGCCCAACAAGGCAACGGCGTCAGCGCCCACCACCAGCATATGGTGAACTTCTTCACCGGCCAGACTCTGGATGCGCTGTCGCCGTCCAACTGGCTATGGACCAACCCGGAAGTCCTGCAAACTGCCCAGGAAACCGGTGGGCAATCGCTGCGCGATGGCTGGGAGTTCTTCTTGCAAGATATGCAGGAGCAGTTGACCGCCAACCCGGATACCCCGGCCGACGCGCTGGAACCCCTGGAATACCAGGTAGGCAAAGACGTCGCCGTTACCCCCGGCAAAGTCGTGTTTCGCAATCACCTGATCGAACTCATCCAATACAGCCCCAGCACCGACAAGGTCCAGCCCGAGCCCATCCTCATCGTGCCTTCATGCATCATGAAGTACTACATCCTGGATCTGTCGCCGCATAACTCCATGGTGAAATACCTGGTCGATCAAGGACACACGGTATTCATTATTTCGTGGCGCAACCCCGATGCCAGCGACCGCGATCTGAAAATGCAGGATTACCTCAGCAGCGGCGTACTGGCCGCCATGGCCGCCGCCAAGACCGCCAGCGGGGCACCGCGCCTGCATACCGTCGGATACTGCCTGGGCGGCACATTCCTGGCCATCGTCGCCGCCACGCTGGGCCGCCTGGCGCGCAAGCCCACTGAACGCACAGCCAAGGAACAGGCCCTGATCCCTGCCGATCTGCCCGAACTGGCGTCTGTGGTCCTGCTGGCGGCCCAGACTGACTTTGCTGAACCCGGCGACCTGGGCGTATTCATCGACGATGCGCAGTTGGCCACGCTGCGGCAAAGCATGAATGAACGCGGCTACCTGTCCGGCAAGCAAATGGGCGGGTCTTTTGTCTATCTGGCCTCGCGCGGGCTGCTGTGGGGACGCAACACGCGCCGTTACCTGATGGGCGAAGACGACCCCAGCTTTGATCTGATGAGCTGGAACGCCGACACCACGCGCTTGCCGGCCCGGATGCACGCCGAATACCTGAACGCCTTGTTCCTGAATAATGCCCTGTCCGCCGGCCAATACCGTTTTGCCGGAACGACCGTGGCGCTGATGGACATCAACGCCCCCATGATGGTGGTGGCGACCACGCGGGATCACGTATCCCCCTGGAAGTCCGTCTATAAGATCCACCTGCAAACCGATACCCACGTCAGCTTTGTATTGGCCGAAGGCGGCCACAATGCCGGGATCGTCTCCGAACCCGGCCGCCCCCGCCGCAGCTACCAGATCGACAGCGTCGAGGACAATATGGGCTGGACCGATCCTGACGACTGGAAGGCACAAGCCCCCACGACACAGGGCTCATGGTGGGAGGCCATGCACGCCTGGCTGACAGCGCGCTCTGGCCAACCCATCGCGGCACGACCTATTCCCAAGGCCCAGGCCTTGTGCGACGCGCCAGGCACCTATGTGATGACACGCTATGCCGACTGA
- a CDS encoding DNA-3-methyladenine glycosylase 2 family protein, with protein sequence MQNIHQQAVLDAHLLQLVSHDPRLEAVRQVAGPLHPRMHPSGFEGLARVICGQQLSVASAGAIWQRFSERGDAARDPQAYLLRYETGLEGVGLSRSKILTLQRVAQALGQGQLDLDAVVGLPVAQAIAALTQYKGIGPWTAEIYLMFCAGHPDVFPVGDLALQKSVSQALGLEPGIKPAALARVASAWAPWRSAAALLFWRYYGVQNRKDALPV encoded by the coding sequence ATGCAAAATATCCACCAACAGGCTGTCCTCGATGCGCATTTGCTGCAGTTGGTATCCCATGACCCTCGCCTGGAGGCCGTTCGGCAGGTGGCTGGACCATTGCACCCGCGCATGCACCCGTCCGGGTTCGAGGGCCTGGCCCGGGTGATTTGTGGTCAGCAGCTGTCTGTGGCCAGTGCGGGCGCCATCTGGCAGCGTTTTTCCGAGCGCGGAGATGCTGCGCGTGATCCGCAGGCTTATCTGTTGCGATACGAAACCGGTCTGGAGGGCGTGGGCTTATCACGCAGCAAAATCCTGACGCTGCAACGGGTGGCTCAGGCCCTGGGGCAGGGCCAGTTGGACCTGGATGCCGTGGTTGGTTTACCGGTAGCTCAGGCCATCGCCGCCTTGACCCAATACAAAGGCATAGGCCCTTGGACGGCAGAGATCTATTTGATGTTTTGCGCCGGGCATCCCGATGTGTTTCCGGTGGGGGATCTGGCCTTGCAAAAATCGGTCAGCCAAGCGCTGGGTCTGGAGCCGGGTATCAAGCCCGCAGCGCTGGCTCGGGTCGCTTCAGCCTGGGCCCCCTGGCGATCAGCGGCAGCGCTGTTGTTCTGGCGGTACTACGGGGTGCAAAACCGCAAGGACGCCCTGCCGGTTTAG
- a CDS encoding sulfatase-like hydrolase/transferase codes for MSAIAKRYLSFSALAVMSMLLAACSDSGSSSGGEQHASAKPNILFIVLDDLGVDQMTSYGYGGAGPAKTPNMTAIARAGVQFRHAWAMPDCTPTRASFFTGRYPSSTNVLNALVATDLANSSPSPYEMTLPKLLKTQGYVNALIGKMHITGSDLNGAFNLPYGYDSMWKLGWDYFDGFLDGAPYNIDTRAGLATLGDDVNGGPYKCGFVPTTRIDATHGADAGACYLADGTCSTLSIGGDVVTPGRSCLERGGILDPGQSCKATLPSYLDFTAQNGYYTGRWVKSTAQGGGHVIPASDPSSRGYRSVLETERALEWAKQQSPSQPWMLTVGYSAIHTPLQLPPVALIAEDTPGRNDNLVCSPLADSESTPVLTQATDIIDSHLITNLMVEAVDRKIGDLLVGLGLASYQNGVLDYRPEQTNTLVVVVGDNGTYVNSVKFTAPGRFDPTRSKATPYQTGVWVPLLMAGPMVASPGREVPHMISSVDLYQLFADVAGADMNAAIAPDRPVDAQPMLAYLNNPEQPRIRATNFTEMGTNIRAVGSAASEYPCVVPAANNVCTTLFPQKGVCLAQGGIWYGDNQSSDTAGVPAEGYNNCCQVQAYRLAQNQATTFLPTATKAVTDGTYKLVRQTRNQCDPTMGSASDPSAYAYSPTRFEVMDELYRINTAAPNPLLDREGSELIAISPPPLNTAALDGEQQRVYASLSAEMDQHDAVASYNQDYDSVSCPGDGNRDLVVNQADLDHWQELSRLNNGQSSWYDFNHDGKTDAADRQIIQNNLGMVCSSS; via the coding sequence ATGTCTGCGATAGCAAAACGGTATTTGTCTTTTTCTGCCCTGGCGGTCATGTCGATGCTGCTGGCCGCGTGTTCTGATTCGGGCTCGTCATCGGGTGGCGAACAGCACGCATCCGCGAAACCCAACATTCTTTTTATCGTGCTGGACGATCTGGGTGTGGATCAGATGACGTCCTACGGATATGGCGGTGCCGGCCCTGCCAAAACACCCAACATGACCGCGATTGCCCGTGCCGGGGTGCAGTTTCGCCATGCCTGGGCCATGCCGGACTGCACCCCGACGCGGGCCTCTTTCTTCACGGGGCGCTATCCCTCCAGCACCAATGTTCTGAATGCCCTGGTGGCCACCGATTTGGCCAATTCTTCGCCATCTCCCTACGAGATGACTTTGCCGAAGCTCTTGAAAACACAAGGCTACGTCAATGCCCTGATTGGCAAGATGCACATTACCGGGTCGGACCTGAACGGTGCATTCAATCTGCCCTATGGCTACGACAGCATGTGGAAGCTGGGCTGGGATTATTTTGATGGGTTTCTCGATGGCGCCCCCTATAACATTGATACGCGGGCAGGCCTGGCAACCTTGGGGGACGACGTCAACGGCGGTCCTTATAAATGCGGTTTTGTGCCGACGACCCGCATTGATGCGACTCATGGCGCGGATGCAGGGGCCTGCTATTTGGCCGATGGTACTTGCTCGACGCTCTCGATTGGTGGCGATGTGGTCACGCCGGGGCGCAGTTGCCTGGAACGTGGCGGGATTCTGGACCCAGGTCAATCCTGCAAGGCGACCCTGCCCAGTTATCTTGATTTCACTGCACAAAACGGTTATTACACTGGACGCTGGGTAAAAAGCACTGCCCAGGGCGGTGGCCATGTCATTCCGGCCTCCGATCCGTCGTCACGCGGTTATCGCAGCGTTCTCGAGACCGAGCGGGCGCTGGAGTGGGCCAAGCAACAGTCTCCCAGCCAGCCTTGGATGCTGACGGTGGGGTATTCGGCCATCCATACGCCCTTGCAGTTGCCGCCTGTGGCGTTGATTGCGGAAGATACGCCGGGCCGCAATGACAATCTGGTATGTTCACCGCTGGCCGACTCCGAAAGCACCCCCGTGCTCACGCAGGCGACCGATATCATCGATAGCCATCTCATCACGAATCTGATGGTCGAGGCGGTGGATAGAAAAATCGGCGATTTGTTGGTCGGCTTGGGGCTGGCCAGCTACCAGAACGGCGTGCTGGATTACCGGCCCGAACAAACGAATACCCTGGTGGTGGTCGTGGGGGACAACGGCACCTATGTCAACAGCGTCAAGTTCACCGCACCGGGGCGCTTCGATCCCACCCGTTCCAAGGCGACTCCTTACCAGACCGGCGTCTGGGTGCCGTTGCTGATGGCGGGGCCGATGGTCGCCTCGCCGGGCCGTGAGGTCCCGCACATGATCAGCTCGGTGGATCTATATCAACTGTTCGCGGATGTCGCCGGGGCGGACATGAACGCTGCCATTGCGCCTGACCGCCCGGTGGATGCGCAGCCGATGCTGGCTTACCTGAATAACCCCGAACAGCCTCGTATTCGTGCCACCAACTTTACGGAAATGGGGACCAATATTCGCGCGGTGGGATCGGCTGCTAGCGAATATCCCTGCGTGGTGCCTGCTGCAAACAACGTCTGCACAACCTTGTTTCCCCAAAAAGGGGTGTGTCTGGCCCAGGGGGGCATTTGGTATGGAGACAATCAATCTTCTGACACCGCGGGTGTGCCGGCCGAGGGCTACAACAACTGCTGCCAGGTACAGGCATACCGTCTGGCACAAAATCAGGCCACGACCTTCCTGCCCACCGCCACCAAAGCCGTGACGGATGGCACCTACAAGCTGGTGCGTCAGACCCGCAATCAGTGCGATCCAACCATGGGCAGCGCATCAGACCCTAGTGCGTATGCCTATAGCCCGACCCGCTTTGAAGTCATGGACGAACTCTATCGGATCAATACGGCGGCGCCGAACCCTCTGCTGGATCGGGAGGGCAGTGAACTCATCGCCATCAGTCCGCCCCCCCTGAACACCGCCGCTCTGGACGGCGAGCAGCAGCGCGTCTACGCCAGCCTCAGTGCCGAGATGGATCAGCACGATGCGGTCGCCAGCTATAACCAGGACTATGACAGCGTCAGTTGTCCGGGCGATGGCAACCGCGATCTGGTGGTCAACCAAGCCGACCTGGATCATTGGCAAGAGCTCAGCCGCCTGAACAACGGCCAATCCAGCTGGTACGACTTCAACCACGATGGCAAGACGGACGCGGCGGATCGGCAGATCATTCAAAACAACCTGGGCATGGTCTGCAGCAGTAGTTGA
- a CDS encoding 3-hydroxybutyrate dehydrogenase: MTVSNVQAGTVLSLKGKTALITGSASGLGKRIAEVYAEAGASVVIADLKLEAAQVTADEITKSGGKAMAVAMDVTNEDSVDQGFAAAAKTFGEVDIAIANAGIQIVCPIQDFPFADWKKLLAVHLDGGFLTARAAVRQMIASKRGGSIIFMGSVHSKEASKLKAPYVTAKHGLEGLAKVIAKEGAQYNIRTNVICPGFVRTPLVEKQIPEQAKALGITEDEVIKTVMLKDTVDTEFTTVDDIAQAALTFAAWPSNALTGQSLVVSHGWFMQ, encoded by the coding sequence ATGACCGTTTCCAATGTTCAGGCTGGCACTGTTCTCAGCCTCAAGGGCAAGACGGCCCTGATCACTGGCTCTGCCAGTGGCCTGGGCAAGCGCATTGCCGAAGTCTATGCCGAGGCAGGTGCCAGCGTGGTGATTGCGGACCTCAAACTGGAAGCAGCTCAGGTCACCGCCGATGAAATCACCAAAAGTGGCGGCAAGGCCATGGCCGTGGCCATGGATGTGACCAACGAGGATTCCGTCGACCAGGGCTTTGCGGCTGCCGCCAAGACCTTTGGCGAGGTGGACATTGCCATTGCCAATGCAGGCATCCAGATTGTGTGCCCGATTCAGGATTTCCCCTTTGCCGACTGGAAAAAGCTGCTGGCGGTGCACTTGGACGGTGGCTTTTTGACGGCGCGCGCGGCAGTGCGTCAGATGATTGCCTCCAAGCGCGGTGGTTCAATCATTTTCATGGGGTCGGTGCACTCCAAAGAGGCCTCGAAACTGAAAGCGCCTTATGTCACGGCAAAGCACGGGCTTGAAGGCCTGGCCAAAGTCATTGCCAAAGAGGGTGCTCAGTACAATATCCGCACCAACGTTATTTGTCCCGGCTTTGTCCGCACACCGCTGGTCGAAAAACAAATCCCCGAGCAGGCCAAGGCACTCGGCATCACCGAGGACGAAGTCATCAAGACCGTGATGCTCAAGGACACGGTGGACACCGAGTTCACCACTGTGGATGATATTGCTCAGGCCGCACTGACCTTTGCCGCCTGGCCCAGCAATGCGCTCACCGGTCAGTCGCTGGTCGTCAGCCACGGCTGGTTCATGCAATAA
- a CDS encoding YbaK/EbsC family protein — MTIESVREFFAEHAPDIQILELGQSTATVELAAQAHGVEPGQIAKTLSLRTADQVVLVVACGDTRLDNKKLRHVLGGRPKMLNADEVAALTGHPVGGVCPFGLAQALPVYCDIRLQNYPIVMPAAGSLDSAVRITPARLAELANGHWVDVCQSIV; from the coding sequence ATGACGATTGAATCCGTCCGCGAATTCTTTGCGGAACACGCCCCCGACATCCAGATCCTGGAACTGGGTCAAAGCACTGCGACCGTCGAACTGGCGGCTCAGGCGCACGGGGTGGAGCCCGGTCAAATCGCCAAGACCCTATCCTTGCGGACGGCAGATCAAGTGGTCCTGGTGGTGGCCTGTGGTGATACCCGGCTGGACAATAAAAAGCTGAGACATGTCCTGGGCGGACGCCCAAAGATGCTGAACGCTGACGAAGTCGCCGCGCTGACTGGCCACCCTGTCGGGGGTGTTTGCCCGTTTGGCCTGGCGCAAGCACTGCCGGTGTACTGTGACATCCGCCTGCAAAACTATCCCATCGTCATGCCTGCCGCCGGCTCACTGGACAGCGCCGTGCGCATCACCCCCGCGCGGCTGGCGGAATTGGCCAACGGCCACTGGGTCGATGTCTGCCAATCAATCGTCTGA
- a CDS encoding class I SAM-dependent methyltransferase: protein MATTHFKDFFSSNSASYAAHRPSYPLSLVQELARLSPALTRALDCGCGTGQLSTLLADRFDEVIASDASATQIEKARPHDRVIYRIALAEDCGLPDASVDLITVAQAAHWLNLEKFYVEAQRVARPQAAIALITYGVLHVDGAVDAAIQHFYHDTIASYWPTERRHVDTGYRNLPFPFKELALPPLAIELQWRLDDLIGYLKTWSAVKAAENALGINPVDELAATLRKSWGGPTVLRKITWPLSVRAGHIQQ, encoded by the coding sequence ATGGCCACAACACACTTCAAAGATTTTTTCTCCAGCAACTCTGCCAGCTACGCAGCCCATCGACCCAGCTACCCCCTCTCGCTGGTGCAGGAACTGGCGCGACTCAGCCCCGCCCTGACCCGGGCGCTGGATTGCGGCTGCGGCACCGGGCAGCTATCGACGTTGTTGGCTGATCGTTTCGATGAGGTGATTGCAAGCGATGCCAGCGCCACCCAGATCGAAAAGGCGCGGCCGCACGACCGCGTGATCTACCGCATAGCGCTGGCAGAGGACTGTGGACTTCCCGATGCCAGCGTAGACCTGATTACAGTGGCCCAAGCTGCCCACTGGCTGAACCTGGAAAAGTTCTACGTCGAGGCGCAACGCGTGGCCCGGCCACAAGCAGCCATTGCTCTGATCACCTATGGTGTGCTGCATGTGGACGGTGCTGTCGATGCCGCAATCCAACACTTCTATCACGACACGATTGCTTCCTATTGGCCGACTGAGCGCCGCCATGTCGACACCGGCTACCGCAACCTGCCATTCCCGTTCAAGGAACTTGCCCTACCCCCGCTGGCCATCGAATTGCAGTGGCGCCTGGATGATCTGATTGGCTATCTCAAGACATGGTCAGCCGTCAAAGCGGCAGAAAATGCCCTGGGAATCAATCCCGTGGATGAACTTGCAGCCACCTTGCGCAAAAGCTGGGGAGGCCCCACCGTCCTGCGGAAAATCACCTGGCCCTTATCGGTTCGGGCCGGACATATCCAACAATAG
- a CDS encoding aldehyde dehydrogenase family protein has protein sequence MINTDQQPELAAIREYMVIDGQPCTDGVGRLPVFNPATGEVIAQQIEAGPQQVDLAVQAARRAFESSAWRASLPATRERLLLALADRIEAEGESLARLETLNNGKLLAISQMLEVGASAQWLRYMAGWATKITGDTLSLSIPFPPGVKYHGYTQPEPVGVVAAIVPWNFPLLMAVWKIAPAIAAGCTIVLKPAEETPLTALRLAELALEVGFPPGVINVITGRGEITGAALVAHPDVNKIAFTGSTEVGKLIAHAAVDDMKRVSLELGGKSPVVIMDDCPVDLAIQGAAGAIFFNQGQVCTAGSRVFIQDGIYDQVVEGLAAAADSLKMGSGFDGDTQIGPMISARHRDRVSRYIDEGRASGAQLLAGGQTWQGAGYFVHPTVFANATPDASIVREEIFGPVVVAARFQQEEDAVRLANDTRFGLGASIWSNDLARVQRMVPRIQAGTVWVNTHNMLDPSMPFGGYKQSGVGREHGRAVISNYIETKSVCIAYPDSV, from the coding sequence ATGATCAACACGGATCAGCAGCCCGAACTTGCTGCCATTCGGGAATATATGGTGATTGATGGCCAACCCTGTACGGATGGGGTGGGGCGTTTGCCAGTATTCAACCCGGCTACCGGGGAAGTCATCGCCCAGCAAATCGAGGCCGGTCCGCAGCAGGTTGATCTGGCTGTCCAGGCGGCCCGCCGGGCTTTCGAATCATCGGCATGGCGCGCCTCGCTGCCTGCCACCCGAGAACGCCTGCTGCTTGCGTTGGCGGACCGCATCGAGGCCGAGGGCGAATCCCTGGCCCGGCTTGAAACCCTGAATAACGGCAAGCTGCTGGCAATCTCGCAAATGCTCGAGGTCGGTGCCAGCGCTCAGTGGCTGCGCTACATGGCGGGGTGGGCCACCAAGATCACGGGTGATACGCTCAGTCTTTCCATTCCGTTTCCTCCGGGGGTCAAATACCACGGCTATACGCAACCAGAGCCCGTCGGCGTGGTGGCTGCCATTGTGCCCTGGAACTTCCCGCTGCTGATGGCAGTCTGGAAAATCGCGCCGGCGATTGCCGCTGGCTGCACCATTGTGCTCAAACCCGCAGAAGAAACACCGCTGACTGCCTTGCGCTTGGCCGAACTGGCTCTTGAAGTCGGCTTTCCACCTGGGGTCATCAATGTCATTACAGGGCGCGGTGAAATCACCGGCGCGGCGCTGGTCGCACACCCAGATGTCAACAAGATCGCCTTCACGGGCTCCACTGAAGTCGGCAAGCTCATCGCGCATGCGGCAGTTGACGACATGAAGCGGGTGTCCCTTGAACTGGGCGGAAAATCACCGGTTGTCATCATGGATGACTGTCCCGTTGATCTTGCTATCCAGGGTGCGGCTGGCGCGATCTTTTTCAACCAGGGACAGGTCTGCACGGCAGGGTCCCGGGTATTCATTCAGGACGGCATTTATGATCAGGTCGTCGAAGGCCTGGCGGCAGCGGCGGATAGCCTGAAAATGGGGTCCGGGTTTGACGGAGACACCCAAATCGGCCCCATGATTTCCGCCCGCCATCGGGATCGGGTATCCCGCTACATCGACGAGGGGCGTGCTTCGGGCGCACAACTGCTGGCGGGTGGTCAAACCTGGCAGGGGGCTGGGTATTTTGTCCATCCCACGGTCTTTGCCAATGCCACGCCGGATGCATCCATTGTGCGCGAAGAAATCTTCGGCCCCGTGGTCGTTGCCGCCCGCTTCCAGCAAGAAGAAGACGCCGTGCGCTTGGCCAACGATACCCGCTTCGGGCTTGGGGCCAGCATCTGGAGCAACGACCTGGCCCGCGTTCAGCGCATGGTGCCGCGCATACAAGCCGGAACAGTCTGGGTCAATACGCACAATATGCTCGATCCCTCCATGCCGTTTGGCGGCTACAAACAATCCGGCGTCGGGCGCGAACATGGCCGGGCGGTGATTTCTAACTATATAGAAACCAAATCAGTCTGCATTGCCTATCCCGATTCCGTTTAA
- a CDS encoding transporter yields MTLMRKARNAVLVAALAAAGAAQAGDPSARDWIPAPPGTNLLAVYLLGLGSHGFYDQGNRLDGGPTVDVQGMVLRPMHFGELFGKTVQYELILPAFRTTIGMDGFPDDRVTGVGDAQLGAAVWFVNNEETKTWFAWEPFITVPTGKYHSNHADASPGKNRWTTLQDFAFVQGFGESTFLEAVAEFEFFGDNNNYYGSTLKKSPAIRLMALASTNITADTYVGMRYRYETGGREKIDGVEAVGRANNHQLAFEVTHQLNDANQVQLQYIHDLKVENGPRMRGVQLRYVYAF; encoded by the coding sequence ATGACGTTAATGCGTAAAGCACGCAATGCAGTGCTAGTTGCTGCGCTGGCTGCGGCAGGTGCCGCACAGGCGGGGGACCCCAGCGCCCGCGATTGGATTCCGGCGCCTCCGGGCACCAATCTGCTGGCTGTTTATTTGCTGGGCCTGGGCTCACATGGTTTCTACGACCAAGGCAATCGGCTGGATGGCGGGCCGACGGTCGACGTGCAGGGTATGGTGCTGCGGCCCATGCACTTTGGTGAATTATTCGGCAAGACGGTCCAGTATGAACTGATTTTGCCGGCTTTCCGCACCACGATCGGCATGGATGGCTTTCCGGATGATCGGGTGACCGGGGTGGGGGATGCTCAACTGGGCGCCGCCGTCTGGTTCGTCAACAACGAGGAAACCAAGACGTGGTTTGCCTGGGAACCCTTCATTACCGTACCTACTGGTAAATATCACAGCAACCATGCAGATGCCTCCCCTGGCAAGAATCGCTGGACTACTCTGCAGGACTTTGCCTTTGTTCAGGGATTTGGTGAGTCCACCTTCCTGGAAGCAGTGGCCGAGTTCGAGTTCTTTGGCGATAACAACAATTACTACGGTTCCACGCTCAAAAAATCCCCGGCCATTCGCCTGATGGCACTGGCGTCCACCAACATTACGGCAGACACCTATGTCGGCATGCGCTATCGCTATGAAACCGGCGGGCGCGAAAAAATCGATGGTGTCGAGGCGGTTGGCCGTGCCAACAATCACCAGTTGGCCTTCGAGGTAACCCACCAGCTGAATGACGCCAACCAAGTGCAATTGCAGTACATCCATGACCTCAAGGTCGAGAACGGCCCTCGCATGCGTGGCGTACAGCTGCGCTATGTCTACGCCTTCTAA
- a CDS encoding amine dehydrogenase large subunit yields the protein MKKVVFRLSSLASLLSMALLVGVTTNVTAQNLPVEQLTGGHSVKVDPADRVYVMDAVFMHLTDSRFNQFDRNTGKFLGMIPTSFNGFAQVSKDGKNVYVATTYYERVTRGKRTDVIEVWDNSTLSFVKEIELPPKRAGALNYNGMFRQTNDGQFLLLQNATPAASVSVVDIQKGAFASEVTSTAGCWSTIPLPGTPRSFSTICGDGALLTINLDKDGKVLSQNRSQPMFSVKDDPVFITPGLLSDRMVFVSFYGNVYTAKPSADGMSFEPSWSLLDQADRAQNWVPGGYNLLAVEPKSERLYIFMHPEGKEGSHKNPAVELWVYDLKSKKRVARIPGLDALSMDIIPGKKPQLLTLDGGNAHIYDISAPEPKLVRTIEGVSESALQIMGWSGSGNG from the coding sequence ATGAAAAAAGTAGTCTTTAGGCTCTCATCGCTGGCAAGCCTGTTGTCCATGGCTCTGCTGGTGGGGGTCACGACCAATGTCACCGCCCAGAACCTGCCTGTCGAACAGCTGACGGGCGGTCATTCTGTCAAGGTTGATCCGGCTGATCGGGTTTACGTCATGGATGCTGTGTTCATGCACCTGACTGATAGCCGATTCAATCAGTTCGACCGTAATACCGGCAAATTTCTAGGCATGATCCCCACGTCGTTCAATGGCTTTGCCCAGGTGTCCAAAGACGGCAAGAACGTCTATGTGGCGACCACCTACTACGAACGTGTCACGCGCGGCAAACGCACGGACGTGATCGAAGTCTGGGACAACTCCACCCTGAGCTTCGTCAAAGAAATCGAATTGCCCCCCAAAAGAGCCGGCGCGCTGAACTACAACGGCATGTTCCGGCAAACCAACGATGGCCAGTTTCTCTTGCTCCAGAATGCCACGCCGGCTGCCTCGGTCAGCGTCGTGGATATCCAGAAAGGTGCTTTCGCCTCTGAGGTCACCTCGACAGCAGGCTGCTGGAGCACCATTCCCCTGCCGGGTACGCCGCGCAGCTTTTCCACCATTTGCGGGGATGGCGCGCTGCTGACGATCAACCTGGACAAAGACGGCAAGGTACTCAGCCAGAACCGCAGTCAGCCCATGTTCTCGGTCAAGGACGATCCCGTCTTCATCACGCCCGGACTGCTGTCGGATCGCATGGTCTTTGTGTCGTTTTATGGCAATGTTTATACGGCCAAACCCAGCGCAGACGGCATGAGCTTTGAGCCCAGTTGGTCATTGCTGGACCAGGCCGATCGCGCCCAGAACTGGGTGCCGGGTGGCTATAATCTGCTGGCTGTCGAACCCAAGAGCGAACGCCTGTACATCTTCATGCACCCCGAAGGCAAGGAAGGCTCGCACAAGAACCCGGCTGTCGAGCTCTGGGTATACGACCTGAAGTCCAAGAAACGAGTCGCCCGCATCCCCGGATTGGATGCCTTGTCCATGGACATCATTCCCGGGAAAAAGCCCCAATTGTTGACGCTGGACGGGGGTAATGCGCACATTTACGACATCTCTGCCCCAGAGCCCAAGCTCGTGCGGACGATTGAAGGGGTCAGCGAGTCAGCACTGCAGATCATGGGGTGGTCGGGGAGCGGCAATGGGTGA